Proteins encoded in a region of the Halothiobacillus diazotrophicus genome:
- the fba gene encoding class II fructose-bisphosphate aldolase (catalyzes the reversible aldol condensation of dihydroxyacetonephosphate and glyceraldehyde 3-phosphate in the Calvin cycle, glycolysis, and/or gluconeogenesis): MALISLRQLLDHAAENSYGMPAFNVNNMEQIHAIMQAADACDSPVILQGSAGARSYAGEPFLRHLVMAAVEMYPHIPVVMHQDHGADPGVCLRAIQSGFSSVMMDGSLMSDMKTPSTYEYNVDVTRKVVEMAHSGGVSVEGELGCLGSLETGKMGEEDGHGSDEELDHSMLLTDPEEAADFVKKTDVDALAIAIGTSHGAYKFTQKPTGKVLRIDRVKEIHARIPNTHLVMHGSSSVPEDWLEIINNYGGDMGQTYGVPVEEIVEGIKHGVRKVNIDTDLRMASTGAIRKHLHDNPANFDPRKFFKEATKAMKGICQARYEAFGSAGMASKITAINLDEMHKRYASGSLKQQVK; encoded by the coding sequence ATGGCACTTATTTCCTTGCGTCAATTGTTGGATCATGCGGCTGAAAACAGCTATGGCATGCCCGCATTCAACGTCAACAACATGGAGCAGATCCACGCGATCATGCAGGCCGCTGACGCGTGCGATAGCCCGGTCATCCTGCAGGGTTCCGCGGGCGCTCGTTCCTACGCGGGCGAGCCGTTCCTGCGTCACCTCGTCATGGCGGCGGTAGAAATGTATCCGCACATCCCGGTGGTCATGCACCAGGATCACGGTGCGGATCCGGGCGTCTGCCTGCGTGCCATCCAGTCCGGCTTCAGCTCGGTCATGATGGACGGTTCCCTGATGTCCGACATGAAGACCCCGTCCACCTACGAGTACAACGTCGACGTGACCCGCAAGGTCGTCGAAATGGCGCACTCCGGCGGTGTTTCCGTTGAAGGCGAACTGGGCTGCCTGGGCTCGCTCGAAACCGGCAAGATGGGTGAGGAAGACGGTCACGGTTCCGACGAGGAACTCGACCACTCCATGCTGCTGACCGATCCGGAAGAGGCTGCCGACTTCGTCAAGAAGACGGACGTTGATGCCCTGGCCATCGCCATCGGTACCAGCCACGGCGCCTACAAGTTCACTCAGAAGCCGACCGGCAAGGTGCTGCGCATCGACCGCGTCAAGGAAATCCATGCCCGGATTCCGAACACGCACCTCGTGATGCACGGTTCATCTTCCGTACCGGAAGACTGGCTGGAAATCATCAACAACTACGGCGGCGACATGGGTCAGACCTATGGCGTACCGGTTGAGGAAATCGTTGAAGGCATCAAGCACGGCGTGCGCAAGGTCAACATCGATACCGACCTGCGTATGGCGAGCACCGGTGCCATTCGTAAGCACCTGCACGACAACCCGGCCAACTTCGACCCGCGCAAGTTCTTCAAGGAAGCCACCAAGGCCATGAAGGGCATCTGCCAGGCACGTTACGAAGCATTCGGCTCCGCCGGCATGGCCTCCAAGATCACCGCGATCAACCTCGACGAGATGCACAAGCGTTATGCGTCAGGCAGCCTGAAGCAGCAGGTCAAGTAA
- the pyk gene encoding pyruvate kinase encodes MHPSNTPGYLSSTRRTKIVATLGPASDNPQVIEELVRAGVDVVRLNFSHGKAADHQNRADMVREAARKHGRFVSILGDLQGPKIRIDRFKTGKVELADGAMFTLDADMDRDAGDEQAVGITYKALVTDSKPGDILLLDDGRIVLQVESVVGNKIQTKVVVGGELSNNKGINRQGGGLSAPAITEKDRDDIKTAAQIGVDYIAVSFPRTGEDIHEARRLLQEAGCTAHIVAKIERAEAIDSIRDIIQASDAIMIARGDLGVEIGDAELPAVQKAFIRMARDMNRPVITATQMMETMITNPIPTRAEVFDVANAVLDGTDAVMLSAETAAGKHPVRVVETMARICHRAEYQIEAKRGQPPLDIPFERIDQAIAYSAIYTANHLSVGAIVALTESGATPLWMSRVNTDIPIYAFTRSEVAARRVALYRGVQAVHFPYSSTDHAEVNRLVIEALIQMERLDEGDLVIITKGDLMGEMGGTNAMKIVRVGDIINAD; translated from the coding sequence ATGCACCCCTCGAATACGCCGGGTTATTTGTCTTCAACGCGTCGCACCAAGATTGTGGCGACATTGGGGCCTGCAAGCGACAATCCGCAAGTCATCGAAGAACTGGTGCGTGCCGGTGTGGACGTCGTTCGCTTGAACTTCTCGCACGGCAAGGCTGCCGATCATCAGAACCGTGCCGACATGGTCCGCGAAGCGGCACGCAAGCACGGGCGATTCGTATCGATCCTGGGGGACCTCCAGGGGCCAAAGATTCGTATCGATCGATTCAAGACCGGCAAGGTCGAACTCGCCGATGGTGCAATGTTTACGCTGGATGCCGATATGGATCGGGATGCCGGGGATGAGCAGGCCGTCGGTATCACCTACAAGGCATTGGTCACTGATTCGAAGCCGGGTGACATTCTCTTGTTGGACGATGGCCGGATCGTGCTGCAGGTCGAAAGCGTCGTCGGCAACAAGATTCAGACGAAAGTGGTCGTTGGCGGCGAGTTGTCCAACAACAAGGGGATCAACCGTCAGGGCGGCGGCTTGTCGGCACCCGCGATCACCGAAAAAGATCGCGACGATATCAAGACGGCAGCCCAGATCGGTGTCGATTACATCGCCGTCTCCTTCCCGCGCACCGGTGAGGACATCCATGAAGCTCGCCGATTGCTGCAGGAAGCGGGTTGCACGGCCCACATCGTGGCGAAGATCGAGCGCGCAGAAGCGATCGACAGCATTCGGGACATCATCCAGGCCTCCGATGCCATCATGATCGCGCGTGGCGATCTCGGTGTGGAAATCGGCGACGCCGAGTTGCCTGCGGTGCAGAAGGCTTTCATTCGCATGGCGCGGGACATGAACCGTCCGGTGATCACAGCGACCCAGATGATGGAAACGATGATCACCAATCCGATCCCGACCCGGGCCGAGGTGTTCGACGTGGCCAACGCGGTTCTGGATGGCACGGATGCGGTGATGCTCTCGGCCGAAACGGCCGCGGGCAAGCACCCGGTTCGCGTCGTCGAAACCATGGCGCGCATCTGTCATCGGGCCGAATACCAGATCGAAGCGAAGCGGGGCCAACCGCCGCTGGATATCCCCTTTGAGCGGATCGATCAGGCGATTGCCTATTCGGCAATCTATACGGCGAATCACCTCTCGGTGGGCGCCATTGTCGCCTTGACCGAGTCGGGCGCAACCCCGTTGTGGATGTCCCGCGTCAATACCGATATTCCCATTTATGCCTTCACGCGCAGCGAAGTTGCAGCACGCCGCGTGGCGCTGTACCGTGGGGTTCAGGCAGTGCATTTCCCGTATTCGTCCACGGATCATGCCGAGGTGAATCGACTGGTCATCGAGGCGTTGATCCAGATGGAGCGTCTGGATGAGGGTGATCTCGTAATCATCACGAAGGGCGACCTGATGGGCGAGATGGGCGGCACCAACGCGATGAAGATCGTGCGCGTCGGGGATATCATCAACGCAGATTGA
- a CDS encoding phosphoglycerate kinase, translating to MANFLRMTDLDLAGKHVFIRADLNVPVKDGKVTSDARIAASLATIQHCVKAGAKVMVTSHLGRPEEGVYSEENSLAPVAADMSAKLGQKVRLIKDWVDGGFDVAPGEVVLLENVRFNVGEKKNVDETAKKYAALCDVFVMDAFGTAHRAEGSTHGIAKFAPVACAGILLAEELEALDKALANPARPMVAIVGGSKVSTKLTVLEALSEKVDQLVVGGGIANTFIKAAGHNVGKSLCEDDLVPTATSLMEKMSARGATIPVAVDVVVGTELPFLPGKENTPAVLKAVDGVADDDMIFDIGPKSANELAEIIMKAGTVVWNGPVGVFEYDQFGAGTKTIADAIANTSAFTLAGGGDTIAAIQKYDIYDKVSYISTAGGAFLEYLEGKTLPAVAILEQRAKA from the coding sequence ATGGCTAATTTTCTTCGTATGACCGATCTGGATCTTGCGGGCAAGCATGTCTTCATCCGTGCAGATCTGAACGTGCCTGTCAAAGACGGCAAGGTGACTTCCGATGCGCGTATCGCCGCCTCCCTGGCCACGATTCAGCATTGTGTGAAGGCCGGCGCAAAAGTCATGGTGACCTCGCATCTGGGGCGTCCGGAAGAAGGCGTCTATTCCGAAGAGAACTCCCTGGCACCCGTAGCAGCCGACATGAGTGCCAAGCTGGGCCAGAAGGTCCGACTGATCAAGGACTGGGTCGATGGTGGATTCGACGTGGCCCCGGGTGAAGTCGTCCTGCTGGAAAACGTTCGCTTCAATGTGGGTGAAAAGAAGAACGTCGACGAAACTGCGAAGAAATATGCCGCGCTGTGCGATGTGTTCGTCATGGACGCTTTCGGTACGGCCCACCGTGCTGAAGGGTCCACGCACGGCATCGCCAAATTTGCACCGGTTGCCTGTGCGGGCATTCTCCTCGCCGAAGAACTCGAAGCCCTGGACAAGGCGCTGGCCAATCCGGCGCGTCCGATGGTCGCCATCGTCGGCGGCTCAAAAGTCTCCACCAAGTTGACCGTCCTCGAGGCGCTTTCCGAGAAGGTCGATCAGCTGGTTGTCGGCGGTGGTATTGCCAATACCTTCATCAAGGCGGCGGGTCACAATGTGGGTAAATCCCTGTGCGAGGACGATCTCGTACCGACCGCAACTTCGCTCATGGAGAAAATGAGTGCGCGCGGTGCGACGATTCCCGTCGCCGTCGACGTGGTCGTGGGTACCGAACTCCCGTTCCTGCCCGGCAAGGAAAACACCCCGGCCGTTCTCAAGGCCGTGGACGGCGTGGCCGATGACGACATGATCTTCGATATCGGTCCCAAGTCCGCCAACGAGCTGGCCGAAATCATCATGAAGGCGGGTACGGTCGTGTGGAACGGTCCCGTGGGCGTGTTCGAGTACGATCAATTCGGCGCAGGCACCAAGACGATCGCCGATGCGATCGCCAATACGAGTGCGTTTACGCTGGCGGGTGGTGGCGATACGATCGCGGCCATTCAGAAGTACGATATTTACGATAAAGTAAGCTATATCTCTACCGCTGGCGGTGCATTCCTCGAGTATCTCGAGGGTAAGACCCTGCCTGCCGTAGCCATCCTCGAACAACGCGCCAAAGCTTAA
- the gap gene encoding type I glyceraldehyde-3-phosphate dehydrogenase produces the protein MTIKVGINGFGRIGRMVFRAAAKDFPEIEVVAINDLLDADYLAYMLKYDSVHGRFDGDVSVDGNFLVVNGKRIRLTAERDPANLKWDEAGADIVIESTGFFLTKDTCQAHIQAGAKKVIQSAPSKDDTPMFVYGVNHDTYAGQTIVSAASCTTNCLAPVAKVLNDNFGIKRGLMTTVHAATATQKTVDGPSAKDWRGGRGILENIIPSSTGAAKAVGVVLPELNGKLTGMAFRVPTSDVSVVDLTVELNKETTYADICAAMKSASEGALKGVLGYTDESVVSTDFRGVGQPSVFDSKAGIQLDPTFVKIVSWYDNEYGYTSNLMRMVKVIG, from the coding sequence ATGACAATCAAAGTAGGTATCAATGGGTTCGGCCGGATTGGTCGGATGGTGTTTCGTGCGGCCGCAAAAGACTTCCCGGAAATCGAAGTGGTTGCCATCAACGACTTGCTGGATGCCGACTATCTGGCATACATGCTGAAGTATGATTCCGTGCACGGTCGCTTCGACGGTGACGTATCCGTCGACGGCAACTTCCTCGTTGTCAACGGCAAGCGCATTCGCCTGACGGCCGAGCGTGACCCGGCCAACCTGAAGTGGGACGAAGCGGGCGCGGACATCGTGATCGAGTCAACCGGTTTCTTCCTGACCAAGGACACCTGCCAGGCACACATCCAGGCCGGTGCCAAGAAGGTCATTCAGAGCGCGCCGTCCAAGGACGACACGCCGATGTTCGTGTATGGCGTCAACCATGACACCTACGCGGGCCAGACCATCGTTTCCGCCGCGTCCTGCACCACCAACTGCCTGGCGCCGGTCGCCAAGGTGCTGAACGACAACTTCGGTATCAAGCGTGGTCTGATGACGACCGTTCACGCTGCCACGGCAACCCAGAAGACCGTCGACGGCCCTTCGGCCAAAGACTGGCGCGGCGGTCGCGGTATTCTGGAAAACATCATCCCGTCCTCAACAGGTGCGGCCAAGGCGGTGGGCGTGGTTCTGCCGGAACTGAACGGCAAGCTGACCGGCATGGCCTTCCGTGTGCCGACGTCCGATGTGTCCGTTGTCGACCTGACCGTCGAGCTGAACAAGGAAACCACCTACGCCGACATCTGCGCGGCGATGAAGTCCGCTTCCGAAGGCGCGCTCAAGGGCGTTCTGGGTTACACCGACGAATCTGTGGTATCCACCGATTTCCGTGGTGTTGGCCAGCCCTCGGTATTCGACTCCAAGGCCGGTATCCAGCTGGATCCCACCTTCGTCAAGATCGTTTCCTGGTATGACAACGAATACGGTTATACCAGCAACCTGATGCGGATGGTCAAAGTCATCGGTTAA
- the tkt gene encoding transketolase encodes MSTRRELANAIRALSMDAVQKANSGHPGAPMGMADIAEVLWNGYLKHNPKNPQWPDRDRFVLSNGHGSMLIYSLLHLSGYELPMDELKNFRQLHSKTPGHPEYGYTPGVETTTGPLGQGITNAVGFALAEKMLAGQFNKPGHNIVDHYTYCFLGDGCMMEGISHEACSLAGTLGLGKLIAFYDDNGISIDGHVEGWFTDDTPKRFEAYGWHVVRDVDGHDAEAIDAAIREARSVNDKPTLICTKTVIGFGAPNLCGTHDCHGAALGEAEVKATRENLGWHHEPFVIPAEVYAGWDATEKGAQQEAEWNAAMAAYAKDYPAEAAELKRRLAGELPADFTAKMDAFIQDVAAKGETIASRKASQNSITALAGMLPELVGGSADLAPSNLTTWKGCRAVTATESDANYIHYGVREFGMSAIMNGMVLHGGFMPFAATFLMFSEYARNAIRMAALMKIGSIFVYTHDSIGLGEDGPTHQPVEQIATLRMIPRMNTWRPCDAVESAVAWKAAALRRDAPSTLIFSRQNLAHQPRTPEQIANIARGGYILRDCDGTPDLILIATGSEVSLATAAAEKLAGKKVRVVSMPCTEVFDAQDEAYRESVLPKSVRARVAVEAGVTGFWGKYVGFDGKVVGIDTFGESAPAGELFKMFGFTVDNVVATAQSLL; translated from the coding sequence ATGTCTACGCGTAGAGAACTGGCCAATGCGATCCGTGCCCTGAGCATGGACGCCGTGCAAAAGGCAAATTCCGGACATCCCGGCGCGCCGATGGGTATGGCGGACATCGCAGAGGTTCTGTGGAACGGTTACCTCAAGCACAACCCCAAGAACCCGCAATGGCCCGATCGGGACCGGTTCGTCCTGTCCAACGGTCATGGCTCGATGCTGATCTATTCTCTGCTGCACCTCTCCGGCTACGAACTGCCGATGGATGAGCTCAAGAACTTCCGTCAGCTGCACTCCAAGACCCCGGGACATCCGGAGTACGGCTACACCCCGGGCGTGGAAACCACCACGGGCCCGCTGGGTCAGGGCATTACCAATGCCGTCGGTTTCGCGCTGGCGGAAAAGATGCTGGCCGGCCAGTTCAACAAGCCGGGGCACAACATCGTCGATCATTACACCTACTGCTTCCTGGGCGATGGCTGCATGATGGAGGGGATCTCCCATGAGGCCTGCTCGCTGGCGGGCACGCTGGGTCTGGGCAAGCTGATCGCGTTCTACGACGACAACGGTATCTCCATCGACGGTCACGTCGAAGGCTGGTTCACCGACGATACGCCCAAGCGTTTCGAAGCCTACGGCTGGCATGTCGTACGCGACGTCGACGGTCATGATGCAGAAGCCATCGATGCGGCTATCCGTGAAGCCCGCTCGGTCAACGACAAGCCGACCCTGATCTGCACCAAGACCGTGATCGGTTTCGGTGCGCCGAACCTCTGTGGTACGCACGACTGCCACGGTGCCGCACTGGGCGAGGCCGAAGTCAAGGCGACCCGCGAAAACCTGGGCTGGCACCACGAGCCCTTCGTCATTCCGGCTGAAGTCTATGCCGGCTGGGATGCGACCGAGAAGGGCGCCCAGCAGGAAGCCGAGTGGAATGCCGCCATGGCAGCCTACGCGAAGGATTACCCGGCCGAAGCAGCCGAACTGAAGCGTCGTCTGGCTGGCGAACTGCCTGCCGATTTCACCGCCAAGATGGATGCCTTCATCCAGGACGTGGCCGCGAAGGGCGAAACCATCGCTTCCCGCAAGGCTTCCCAGAACAGCATCACCGCACTGGCCGGCATGCTGCCGGAACTGGTGGGCGGTTCCGCCGACCTGGCGCCGTCCAACCTGACGACCTGGAAAGGCTGCCGCGCCGTGACCGCGACCGAGAGCGACGCCAACTACATCCATTACGGCGTGCGTGAGTTCGGCATGTCCGCGATCATGAACGGTATGGTGCTGCATGGCGGTTTCATGCCGTTCGCCGCGACCTTCCTGATGTTCTCAGAATACGCCCGTAACGCGATTCGCATGGCGGCGCTGATGAAGATCGGTTCGATCTTCGTCTATACCCACGATTCCATCGGTCTGGGTGAAGACGGCCCGACCCACCAGCCGGTCGAGCAGATTGCCACCCTGCGCATGATTCCGCGCATGAACACCTGGCGTCCCTGTGACGCGGTCGAATCGGCCGTGGCCTGGAAGGCGGCAGCCCTGCGTCGCGATGCGCCCAGCACCCTGATCTTCTCCCGTCAGAACCTGGCGCACCAGCCGCGCACACCCGAGCAGATCGCCAACATCGCCCGCGGTGGTTATATCCTGCGCGATTGCGACGGTACACCGGATCTGATCCTGATCGCGACCGGTTCCGAAGTCTCTTTGGCCACTGCGGCCGCCGAGAAACTGGCCGGCAAGAAGGTTCGCGTCGTCTCCATGCCGTGCACCGAGGTGTTCGATGCCCAGGACGAAGCCTACCGCGAGTCCGTTCTGCCGAAGTCTGTCCGTGCGCGCGTCGCCGTTGAGGCGGGCGTGACTGGTTTCTGGGGCAAGTACGTGGGCTTCGACGGCAAGGTCGTCGGGATCGACACGTTCGGCGAGTCTGCACCGGCAGGCGAGTTGTTCAAGATGTTCGGCTTCACCGTCGACAACGTCGTCGCGACCGCGCAGAGCCTGCTCTAA
- a CDS encoding thioredoxin family protein: MVSIATPIGEFNHPAPDFILPDAESGRMWQLSDLRGPRGLLVMFICNHCPYVQAVLDRIVRDTRDLKDLGVNSVAIMSNDPTDYPEDRPEHMRRVAREYGFDFPYLIDETQMVAKAYGAVCTPDFFGYNADLRLQYRGRLDASGRQSLPEAPRELFEAMKIVAETGVGPAEQWPSIGCSIKWRP, translated from the coding sequence ATGGTAAGTATTGCAACCCCTATAGGCGAATTTAATCATCCGGCCCCCGATTTTATCCTCCCGGATGCCGAAAGCGGCCGGATGTGGCAGCTATCGGATTTGCGCGGCCCCCGGGGGTTGCTCGTGATGTTCATCTGCAATCATTGCCCCTATGTTCAGGCCGTGCTGGATCGCATCGTGCGGGATACGCGCGATCTGAAAGATCTGGGGGTGAATAGCGTTGCGATCATGTCGAACGATCCAACCGACTACCCGGAGGATCGGCCCGAACACATGCGCCGAGTGGCTCGGGAATACGGGTTCGACTTTCCCTATCTGATCGATGAGACTCAAATGGTTGCCAAGGCTTATGGTGCCGTGTGTACGCCGGACTTCTTCGGCTACAACGCAGACCTGCGGCTGCAATACCGGGGACGACTGGATGCCTCCGGTCGTCAGTCACTTCCCGAGGCGCCGAGAGAGCTGTTCGAAGCCATGAAAATCGTCGCGGAAACTGGGGTCGGGCCAGCCGAGCAATGGCCGTCGATTGGGTGCTCGATCAAGTGGCGGCCGTGA
- a CDS encoding phosphate/phosphite/phosphonate ABC transporter substrate-binding protein, with protein MRIMFFNRHTGASRRAGATLKIAALLSGLFFSLLASGAEAALKFAIPPFLPQAEEEHVFAPLVEHLSKQIGTPMEIVTFPNFLAFWQATRTGSPFDIALDSAPVSDFRVQRQHWHIIAKLNGTVTQSLVTGPKEVILDPAELINKKIAVQPTPSVSALTLYQLFPNPVQQPILVFKDSNREAAEAALSGEVAAAIIPTPIAAGYPSLNLVTTTKPIPFLAVSVSPDVPASVVSALRKALIDLDTTPQGKELLKQSQLRAFETANDREYAGDSKLLEGTFGY; from the coding sequence ATGCGGATCATGTTTTTCAACCGCCACACCGGCGCATCGCGCCGAGCCGGGGCAACACTCAAGATCGCCGCACTGCTGTCCGGCCTGTTCTTCTCCCTACTCGCCTCCGGCGCAGAAGCCGCGCTCAAGTTTGCCATCCCGCCCTTCCTGCCGCAGGCCGAGGAGGAGCATGTTTTCGCGCCTCTGGTAGAACACCTGAGCAAGCAAATCGGCACCCCCATGGAAATCGTGACCTTCCCCAACTTCCTCGCTTTCTGGCAGGCCACGCGGACCGGCTCCCCCTTCGATATCGCCCTCGACTCCGCCCCCGTCAGCGACTTCCGGGTTCAAAGACAACACTGGCACATCATCGCCAAACTCAATGGCACCGTGACCCAATCCCTGGTGACCGGCCCCAAGGAAGTCATCCTCGATCCGGCCGAGCTCATCAACAAGAAAATAGCCGTCCAGCCCACGCCATCCGTCAGCGCTCTGACCCTCTATCAACTGTTCCCCAATCCCGTTCAGCAACCCATACTGGTCTTCAAGGACTCCAACCGGGAAGCCGCCGAAGCTGCGCTCTCAGGTGAAGTCGCCGCAGCGATCATCCCAACCCCGATTGCCGCGGGCTACCCGTCGCTCAATCTGGTCACCACGACCAAACCGATCCCATTCCTCGCCGTGAGCGTGAGTCCGGACGTCCCGGCATCGGTCGTCAGCGCGCTACGAAAGGCGCTTATCGATCTGGACACGACACCGCAAGGGAAAGAACTGCTCAAACAATCCCAGCTTCGTGCCTTCGAAACGGCCAACGACCGCGAATATGCCGGCGACAGCAAGCTGCTCGAGGGCACCTTCGGCTATTGA
- the metK gene encoding methionine adenosyltransferase has protein sequence MSAHSDHTHLFTSESVAEGHPDKIADQISDAVLDAILRKDPKARVACETLVKTGFVVLAGEVTTSAWVDVDELVRRVIVDIGYDSSDLGFDGRTCGVLNAIGKQSSDIAQGVDRLVAEEQGAGDQGLMFGYATNETDVLMPAPITYAHRLVQRQAEVRKSGELSWLRPDAKSQVTFRYRNGKPVGIDAVVLSTQHAPGVDQSMLHEAVMETIIKPTLPAEWLDEQTKYHINPTGIFVIGGPVGDCGLTGRKIIVDTYGGMARHGGGAFSGKDPSKVDRSAAYAGRYVAKNIVAAGLADRCEIQVSYAIGVAEPTSISIDTFGTGKIPDHRIRDLVRTHFDLRPYGIVKMLDLIRPIYQKTAAYGHFGREDADFTWERTDKADALRADAGL, from the coding sequence ATGAGCGCGCACAGCGATCACACCCATCTCTTTACCTCCGAATCCGTCGCCGAAGGCCACCCCGACAAAATCGCAGACCAGATCAGCGACGCCGTTCTGGATGCCATCCTGAGAAAGGACCCCAAGGCACGCGTTGCCTGCGAGACGCTGGTCAAGACCGGGTTTGTCGTCCTGGCAGGCGAGGTGACGACATCGGCCTGGGTCGATGTGGATGAGCTGGTGCGGCGCGTCATCGTCGATATCGGTTACGACAGCTCCGACCTCGGGTTCGACGGCCGAACCTGCGGCGTGCTGAATGCGATCGGCAAGCAGTCGTCGGACATCGCCCAGGGCGTGGACCGCCTGGTAGCCGAAGAACAAGGGGCCGGGGACCAGGGCCTGATGTTCGGTTACGCCACCAACGAAACGGACGTGCTGATGCCCGCGCCGATCACTTACGCACATCGCCTGGTTCAACGTCAGGCGGAAGTGCGCAAGAGTGGCGAGCTGTCCTGGCTGCGCCCGGACGCCAAATCCCAGGTCACCTTCCGCTATCGAAACGGCAAACCCGTCGGCATCGATGCGGTCGTCCTGTCGACGCAGCACGCACCGGGTGTCGATCAATCGATGCTCCACGAAGCCGTGATGGAAACCATCATCAAACCGACCTTGCCCGCCGAATGGCTGGACGAACAGACCAAGTACCATATCAACCCAACGGGTATCTTCGTCATCGGCGGCCCGGTCGGCGACTGTGGTCTGACCGGACGCAAGATCATCGTCGATACCTACGGCGGCATGGCACGCCATGGCGGGGGTGCCTTCTCCGGCAAGGATCCGTCGAAGGTCGACCGCTCGGCCGCCTACGCCGGTCGGTATGTCGCCAAGAACATCGTGGCTGCCGGGCTGGCCGATCGCTGCGAAATCCAGGTTTCCTACGCCATCGGCGTGGCCGAGCCCACCTCGATCAGCATCGATACTTTCGGCACCGGAAAGATCCCCGATCACCGGATCCGCGATCTGGTCCGCACGCATTTCGACCTGCGCCCCTACGGCATCGTCAAGATGCTCGACCTGATCCGGCCGATCTACCAGAAAACGGCAGCCTACGGTCATTTCGGCCGCGAAGACGCCGACTTCACCTGGGAGCGCACCGACAAGGCCGACGCCCTGCGGGCGGACGCCGGTCTCTAA
- the ahcY gene encoding adenosylhomocysteinase has translation MSMQNPQPNTLNDYRVADISLADYGRREIRIAEREMPALMAIRAKYRASQPLKGARIVGSLHMTIQTAVLIETLVDLGASVRWSSCNIFSTQDHAAAAIAAAGIPVFAWKGETEEEYWWCLEQTIQGPDGWKPNMLLDDGGDLTGVMHDKFPHLLDDVHGVSEETTTGVHRLIDMLKAGTLKVPAINVNDSVTKSKNDNKYGCRHSLNDAIKRATDHLLSGKQALVIGYGDVGKGSSASLRQEGMIVKVAEIDPICAMQACMDGYEVVSPYLNGQNTGSDDCVDRALLGKIDLIVTTTGNVNVCDAPMLKALKKGAVVSNIGHFDNEIDTAFMRAHWAWEEVKPQVHKVYRDTPAGQSPNLDSDDYLILLSEGRLVNLGNATGHPSRIMDGSFANQVLAQIHLFTAGFAHLPMEQRADRIGVEILPKALDEEVARYMVQGFGGVLTQMTPKQAQYLGVPVEGPYKADSYRY, from the coding sequence ATGAGCATGCAAAATCCGCAACCCAACACCCTGAACGATTACCGCGTCGCCGACATCAGCCTGGCCGACTACGGCCGCCGCGAAATCCGCATCGCCGAGCGCGAAATGCCGGCCCTGATGGCGATCCGCGCCAAATACCGCGCCAGCCAGCCCCTGAAGGGCGCCCGTATCGTCGGCTCGCTGCACATGACCATCCAGACGGCCGTACTGATCGAGACCCTCGTGGATCTCGGCGCCAGCGTGCGCTGGTCCTCCTGCAACATTTTTTCCACTCAGGACCATGCGGCCGCCGCCATTGCCGCCGCCGGCATTCCCGTCTTCGCCTGGAAGGGTGAGACGGAGGAAGAGTACTGGTGGTGCCTCGAGCAGACGATCCAGGGTCCCGATGGCTGGAAGCCGAACATGCTGCTGGACGACGGCGGCGACCTCACCGGCGTCATGCACGATAAATTCCCGCACCTGCTCGATGACGTCCATGGCGTTTCCGAGGAGACCACCACCGGCGTGCATCGCCTGATCGACATGTTGAAGGCCGGCACGCTCAAGGTACCCGCCATCAACGTCAACGACTCGGTCACCAAGAGCAAGAACGACAACAAGTACGGTTGCCGCCACTCGTTGAACGATGCCATCAAGCGCGCTACGGATCACCTGCTGTCCGGCAAGCAGGCCCTGGTCATCGGTTATGGCGACGTGGGCAAGGGTTCCTCGGCCTCCCTGCGTCAGGAAGGCATGATCGTCAAGGTCGCCGAAATCGATCCGATCTGCGCCATGCAGGCCTGCATGGACGGCTACGAGGTGGTTTCGCCCTACCTCAATGGCCAAAATACCGGTAGCGACGACTGCGTGGATCGTGCCCTGCTCGGCAAGATCGACCTGATCGTCACCACCACGGGCAACGTCAATGTCTGCGATGCGCCCATGCTCAAGGCGCTCAAGAAAGGGGCCGTCGTCAGCAACATCGGTCACTTCGACAACGAAATCGATACCGCCTTCATGCGCGCCCACTGGGCCTGGGAGGAAGTGAAGCCCCAGGTGCACAAGGTCTATCGCGACACACCGGCCGGCCAGTCGCCGAACCTGGATAGCGACGATTACCTGATCCTGCTGTCCGAAGGGCGTCTCGTGAACCTGGGCAACGCCACCGGACACCCCAGCCGGATCATGGACGGCTCCTTCGCCAACCAGGTCCTGGCCCAGATCCATCTGTTCACCGCGGGCTTCGCCCATCTGCCGATGGAACAGCGCGCCGACCGGATCGGCGTCGAAATCCTGCCCAAGGCACTGGACGAGGAAG